The following are encoded together in the Desulfococcus multivorans genome:
- a CDS encoding NAD-dependent malic enzyme, with the protein MAHDLNSRLTYPNTPSNINYLYDPALNKGTAFTREERDALGLWGLLPPGINTMSEQVLRAMGNYRRKTSDLEKYIFLAALQDRNQTLYYRVLADYLEEMMPIIYTPTVGLACQEYVHIFRRPKGIFVSSRNKGKFSRILKNWPNKDVRVIVITDGERILGLGDLGVAGMGIPVGKLSLYTACAGIHPSWCLPVTIDVGTNNVKLQNDPLYFGMRHDRIRGEAYDSLIEEFIMAVQDNFHHTLIQFEDFGNINAFRLLGRYRNRVCTFNDDIQGTASVALAGMYAAMRMIGGKLVDQKILFLGAGEAGTGIGDLIVKAMMDEGLSQEEARERCWFTDSKGLIVKSRQKLAAHKVPYAHEFEYQADFLDAVKALKPTAVVGVSGQAKAFSQPVLEEMARCNERPLVFALSNPTANAECTALEAYAWTDGRAVFASGSPFEPVNLRGVTYEPGQGNNAYIFPGVGLGVIASRAKHVTDEMFMTASRVLAGEVSQEDFERGSIYPPLVKIREVSIKIAAAVAEVAFDQGLAGVPRPDDLRDFIQSHVYEPNYQSYV; encoded by the coding sequence ATGGCGCATGATCTGAATTCCCGGCTCACTTACCCGAACACGCCCTCCAACATCAACTACCTCTACGATCCCGCCCTCAACAAGGGAACCGCGTTTACCCGTGAAGAGCGGGATGCCCTCGGACTTTGGGGGCTGCTGCCGCCGGGCATCAATACCATGTCCGAGCAGGTCCTGAGGGCCATGGGCAATTACCGAAGAAAAACCTCCGATCTGGAAAAATATATCTTTCTCGCGGCCCTTCAGGATCGCAACCAAACCCTCTATTATCGAGTACTTGCCGACTATCTCGAGGAGATGATGCCCATTATCTACACCCCTACCGTCGGCTTGGCTTGCCAGGAATATGTTCACATTTTCCGACGCCCCAAAGGGATTTTTGTTTCGTCCCGGAACAAAGGTAAATTCTCCAGGATTCTCAAGAACTGGCCCAATAAGGACGTCCGGGTGATTGTCATTACCGACGGCGAACGGATTCTGGGGCTGGGCGATCTGGGGGTCGCGGGAATGGGGATTCCCGTCGGCAAGCTCTCCCTCTATACGGCCTGCGCGGGGATTCATCCCTCATGGTGTCTGCCGGTGACCATTGACGTAGGCACCAACAACGTCAAACTTCAAAACGATCCCCTCTATTTCGGCATGCGTCATGACCGGATCCGCGGGGAGGCATACGACAGCCTCATCGAGGAATTCATCATGGCGGTCCAGGATAATTTTCACCATACCCTGATTCAGTTCGAGGATTTTGGCAACATCAACGCTTTTCGGCTGCTGGGCCGTTACCGAAACCGGGTCTGCACATTCAACGACGACATCCAGGGGACGGCGAGCGTCGCCCTCGCCGGCATGTATGCAGCCATGCGGATGATCGGCGGAAAACTGGTCGACCAGAAGATTTTGTTTCTTGGCGCCGGGGAAGCCGGGACCGGCATCGGCGACCTGATCGTGAAAGCCATGATGGACGAGGGCCTCTCCCAGGAAGAGGCGCGGGAGCGCTGTTGGTTCACCGATTCCAAGGGGCTCATTGTCAAGAGCCGCCAGAAGCTGGCAGCGCACAAGGTGCCCTATGCCCATGAATTTGAATACCAGGCCGATTTTCTCGATGCGGTCAAGGCCCTCAAGCCCACCGCCGTTGTCGGCGTGTCGGGACAAGCCAAGGCCTTCAGTCAACCGGTTCTGGAGGAGATGGCGCGGTGCAACGAGCGGCCGCTGGTCTTTGCCCTCTCCAACCCGACGGCCAATGCCGAGTGCACCGCTCTGGAGGCTTACGCCTGGACCGACGGCCGCGCCGTCTTTGCCTCGGGCAGTCCCTTCGAACCCGTGAACCTCAGGGGCGTCACCTACGAGCCGGGTCAGGGGAACAACGCTTACATCTTCCCCGGGGTCGGCCTCGGTGTGATCGCCAGTCGGGCGAAGCATGTCACCGATGAGATGTTCATGACGGCATCACGGGTGTTGGCCGGCGAGGTGTCGCAGGAGGATTTCGAGCGGGGCAGCATCTATCCCCCACTGGTCAAAATACGCGAGGTCTCGATCAAGATCGCCGCGGCCGTAGCCGAGGTGGCCTTTGATCAGGGCCTTGCCGGTGTTCCCAGGCCCGACGACCTGCGGGACTTCATTCAATCCCATGTCTACGAGCCCAATTACCAGAGCTATGTATAG
- a CDS encoding RidA family protein encodes MSANKRSIVRTSDAPQAIGPYSQAVKTDTLVFVSGQIALDPATGSLIDSDIRTETRQAMTNLGNILIAAGSSLDKVVKATLFIRNMDDFAMINEVYGEFFSTDPPARACVEVARLPKNAHVEVEAVALLNE; translated from the coding sequence ATGAGCGCAAACAAGCGTAGTATCGTAAGGACCTCCGATGCACCGCAGGCCATCGGTCCCTATTCGCAGGCCGTCAAAACCGACACTCTCGTTTTTGTCTCCGGACAGATCGCCCTGGACCCCGCAACCGGCAGCCTGATCGATTCGGATATCCGAACGGAGACCCGTCAGGCCATGACCAATCTCGGCAACATCCTGATCGCCGCGGGCAGCAGCCTTGACAAGGTGGTAAAGGCGACCTTGTTCATCAGGAACATGGACGATTTCGCCATGATCAACGAGGTGTATGGGGAATTCTTTTCCACCGATCCGCCGGCCCGTGCCTGTGTGGAGGTGGCGCGTCTCCCCAAGAACGCCCATGTTGAGGTCGAGGCCGTCGCCCTTCTGAACGAATAG
- a CDS encoding ABC transporter ATP-binding protein translates to MDTSVAPSAKTPENGITANAAPKISVKGVTKVFSSKRGEVTALKDLSLDIRDGEFLVIVGASGCGKSTLLNLVAGFDSATHGEVLLDGRPVTGITPECGMIFQQYALFPWKTVQENVEFGLKMKRMPKSEREERAAKFIELVGLNGFERTYPHHLSGGMKQRVSIARSLANDPQVMLLDEPFAALDAMTRQVLQEQLVRIYEKHRKTIIFITHSIDEALLLSSRIVVMTARPGRIAQEITNDLPHPRNADVQLSERYLELKRHIWSSVQAEVLKSMEVETGQ, encoded by the coding sequence ATGGACACGTCAGTAGCGCCATCGGCGAAAACGCCAGAAAACGGCATCACGGCAAACGCCGCTCCCAAAATCTCCGTCAAAGGTGTCACTAAAGTGTTCTCCAGCAAGCGAGGCGAGGTGACGGCGCTGAAAGATCTCTCCCTGGACATCCGGGACGGGGAATTTCTGGTTATCGTCGGGGCTTCGGGGTGCGGCAAGTCGACTCTGCTCAACCTCGTGGCCGGATTCGATAGCGCGACCCATGGGGAAGTGCTCCTGGACGGACGGCCCGTCACCGGGATTACGCCGGAATGCGGCATGATCTTCCAGCAATACGCCCTCTTCCCATGGAAGACGGTCCAGGAGAACGTGGAATTCGGACTCAAAATGAAACGGATGCCCAAATCGGAAAGGGAGGAGCGGGCTGCAAAGTTCATTGAGCTGGTGGGTTTGAACGGTTTTGAGCGAACCTACCCCCACCACCTGTCCGGCGGGATGAAGCAGCGGGTCTCCATCGCCCGCTCCCTGGCCAACGATCCTCAGGTCATGCTCCTGGACGAGCCTTTCGCCGCCCTGGACGCCATGACCCGCCAGGTGCTGCAGGAGCAGTTGGTGCGCATCTACGAGAAGCACCGGAAGACCATCATCTTCATTACCCACTCCATCGACGAGGCACTCCTCCTCTCGTCGCGCATCGTCGTCATGACGGCCCGCCCGGGACGGATCGCCCAGGAGATCACCAACGACCTGCCCCATCCGAGAAACGCCGACGTCCAACTCTCGGAGCGTTACCTGGAGTTGAAGCGCCACATCTGGTCGAGCGTTCAGGCGGAGGTATTGAAAAGCATGGAAGTGGAGACGGGGCAATAA
- a CDS encoding ABC transporter permease encodes MTSKSNSNLVFVSLGSLLVFLGLWEFLCRMGFIEPLFMPSPTQILARAAKMIGDGSLVQHTLASTRRVMVGFIVSSLVAIPFGIFLGSSRFFMAVFDPFISLLRPLPSMSWIPLSLLWLGITETQKYSIVFMGSFAPSLLYIIEATKSIDPLLVRAARNLGASNLDVMREVILPGSLPQIIAGLKVMLGIAWTCIISAELVAAREGLGFMIMNGKEYFQTDTVLLGMVMISITVMIIDVLFRKFERRLLPWTRQ; translated from the coding sequence ATGACATCGAAATCAAACAGCAATCTGGTATTCGTCAGCCTGGGATCCCTCCTCGTCTTCCTCGGCCTCTGGGAATTCCTCTGCCGTATGGGATTCATCGAACCGCTCTTTATGCCGTCGCCCACCCAGATCCTCGCCCGAGCCGCAAAAATGATCGGGGACGGCAGTCTCGTGCAGCATACCCTGGCCTCGACCCGGCGGGTCATGGTAGGATTTATAGTTTCGAGCCTCGTGGCGATCCCCTTCGGCATCTTCCTGGGATCGTCACGATTTTTCATGGCCGTATTCGATCCGTTCATCTCCCTTTTGCGGCCGCTTCCCTCCATGAGTTGGATTCCCCTCTCCCTGCTCTGGTTGGGCATCACCGAAACCCAGAAATACTCCATCGTCTTCATGGGATCCTTCGCCCCTTCCCTTCTCTATATCATCGAAGCCACCAAGAGCATCGATCCCCTCCTTGTCCGGGCCGCACGCAACCTGGGCGCATCCAACCTGGACGTCATGCGGGAGGTGATTCTGCCGGGTTCCCTGCCCCAGATTATCGCGGGGCTCAAGGTCATGCTGGGGATCGCATGGACCTGCATCATATCGGCGGAATTGGTGGCGGCCCGTGAAGGCCTGGGCTTCATGATCATGAACGGCAAGGAATATTTCCAGACCGACACCGTGCTTCTGGGCATGGTGATGATCAGTATCACGGTTATGATCATCGATGTGCTTTTCCGCAAATTCGAAAGGAGGCTTTTGCCATGGACACGTCAGTAG
- a CDS encoding ABC transporter substrate-binding protein, with amino-acid sequence MKSTKVFLASAALMLASWLMFTGVSQAEEAGAPEKVTVVYGGSSWLGHYPVWVGVEKGIFQKHGLGVLFQNFYASSGRMGSLVAGDLDIASTGSISAIALMASGSKGFMTFATQDSYATVEGLIARENIKTVADLKDKKVAAPFASSAHVLILDLLEQNGIDPDKDLTLINLKVNEMPAAMASGEIDACAAWTPHFNNLLNMPGNHLLADDTAFSLYKQYSLGPGPDIMVVRREFAEKYPNTCKAFVKGYFEAVDLLIRNPKECAEVLVKLTNLGMEEQMSVLKDIQWIPGAEQRALMVEPGKFTEGMQRLAEFLVKHKQIDAAPVVKEWVAADMMP; translated from the coding sequence ATGAAGTCTACCAAGGTATTTCTGGCAAGCGCCGCCCTGATGCTGGCATCATGGCTCATGTTCACGGGCGTTTCTCAGGCCGAGGAGGCCGGGGCGCCGGAGAAGGTTACAGTGGTCTACGGCGGCTCTTCCTGGCTGGGACATTATCCGGTCTGGGTCGGCGTCGAAAAGGGGATTTTCCAGAAGCACGGACTGGGCGTGCTCTTTCAGAATTTCTACGCCTCTTCGGGGCGAATGGGTTCCCTGGTGGCCGGCGACCTCGACATCGCCTCCACCGGTTCGATCTCGGCCATCGCCCTCATGGCCTCGGGGAGCAAGGGATTCATGACATTCGCCACCCAGGACTCCTACGCAACGGTGGAAGGGCTCATCGCGCGGGAGAATATCAAGACCGTCGCGGATCTCAAAGACAAAAAGGTGGCTGCCCCCTTTGCCTCCAGTGCCCATGTCCTCATCCTGGATCTCCTGGAGCAAAACGGCATCGACCCCGACAAAGACCTCACCCTCATCAACCTCAAGGTCAATGAAATGCCCGCAGCCATGGCATCAGGCGAGATCGACGCCTGTGCCGCGTGGACGCCCCATTTCAACAACCTCCTCAACATGCCCGGCAACCACCTGCTGGCTGACGATACGGCTTTCAGCCTCTACAAGCAGTACAGCCTGGGGCCCGGTCCGGACATCATGGTGGTCCGCCGCGAGTTCGCCGAAAAATACCCCAACACCTGCAAGGCTTTCGTAAAAGGCTATTTCGAAGCGGTGGACCTCCTCATCCGGAATCCCAAGGAATGCGCCGAGGTGCTGGTGAAGCTGACCAACCTCGGCATGGAGGAACAGATGTCGGTTCTCAAGGACATTCAATGGATTCCCGGTGCCGAACAGCGGGCTCTCATGGTCGAACCCGGAAAATTCACCGAAGGTATGCAACGGCTGGCGGAGTTTCTCGTCAAACACAAGCAGATCGATGCCGCACCCGTCGTCAAGGAATGGGTCGCCGCGGATATGATGCCCTGA
- a CDS encoding ATP-binding protein, with the protein MLNSAHQNGKCAEFSTLFSFFNLTRVDGIDGVPTNRNSYNSNRFILIRVMRRALYRLGIMTGILLVLICPAHSALRVGMPIAFPPFSYQGEGDDRVRGYSVDVMETLGGIMDEETRFLVGEPEDLLTALAEDRIDMVCGVVLTESIRQAYDYLEISVFVKRFFYANQAGVDPDRRHHLAGKTVVVVRGQPFMDLGLQREGVNIVQARDILEALRMLDGNQAQLFVGLSEQVVKTLTDEFDLKRVRQAGVTIGQFPLAVIVPKGNTALLKRLSMGLGMAVSDGSLGRVQEKWLGGWSWAFFWIRYRLYVSIFIGIFAAGIGGIILWNQTLKRQVVRITRDLGVSEQRYRDVIESSPDMVFVINGSGEIRLANTSARRKLSWDEATLHCTALPSLAASADRTSVDRFLHQLFADGYAGTEIRLIASTGVNINVEMVAAGIQQGSADEPLACCFARDITRRKRMAVELIQAERLATIGKMAASVAHEINNPVGIVLAHTEELMSGGLSPEEIRNSLDVIRRNAVRAGRITETLLAQASQSPEGTGFAGRMVVDLAGLIEECIHFVRPRLRRIRLQKGLPTGLFPVQGDAGSLQQVFINLLLNAAESIDGEGVIRVWLVNERTGLVPMVSAVVEDSGIGVPEADRERIFEPFFTRGKQRGFGLGLFVARNIVARHGGDIRCEPGTSGGTRMIVRIPQRELEADGAKACDNG; encoded by the coding sequence GTGCTGAATTCGGCGCATCAGAACGGCAAGTGTGCCGAATTCAGCACACTCTTCTCCTTTTTCAATTTGACGAGAGTTGACGGGATCGACGGGGTGCCAACCAACAGGAACAGCTACAATTCGAACCGATTCATCCTGATCCGCGTCATGCGGCGGGCGTTATATCGGCTCGGCATCATGACAGGCATCCTTCTCGTCCTTATTTGTCCGGCCCATTCAGCTTTGCGGGTCGGCATGCCCATCGCCTTTCCTCCATTCAGCTACCAGGGTGAAGGAGATGACCGGGTGCGGGGCTACAGCGTCGACGTCATGGAGACCCTCGGTGGGATCATGGACGAGGAAACCCGGTTTCTGGTGGGTGAACCCGAAGACCTGCTCACGGCCCTTGCGGAGGACCGCATCGACATGGTCTGCGGTGTCGTCCTGACGGAATCGATTCGACAGGCCTATGATTATCTTGAGATCAGTGTTTTTGTGAAGCGTTTTTTCTACGCCAATCAGGCGGGTGTTGATCCCGACCGCCGGCATCACCTCGCCGGTAAAACCGTTGTGGTGGTGCGGGGCCAGCCTTTTATGGATCTGGGGTTGCAACGGGAAGGGGTTAATATTGTTCAGGCCCGGGACATTCTCGAGGCCCTCAGAATGCTCGACGGGAATCAGGCCCAGTTATTTGTGGGGCTGTCCGAGCAGGTGGTTAAAACGCTTACGGACGAGTTCGATCTGAAGCGCGTCCGCCAGGCAGGCGTCACCATAGGTCAGTTTCCCCTTGCCGTCATTGTCCCCAAAGGGAACACGGCTCTTCTGAAACGTCTGAGCATGGGGCTTGGGATGGCCGTCAGCGACGGCAGCCTCGGCCGCGTTCAAGAGAAATGGCTTGGCGGTTGGAGCTGGGCGTTCTTCTGGATACGTTACCGACTCTATGTCTCGATCTTCATCGGTATTTTCGCGGCGGGGATCGGGGGGATCATCCTCTGGAATCAGACCCTCAAACGTCAGGTTGTCCGGATCACCAGGGATCTGGGGGTGTCCGAACAACGGTATCGGGACGTTATCGAATCCTCGCCGGACATGGTTTTCGTCATCAATGGATCCGGAGAGATCCGGCTTGCCAACACGAGCGCGAGACGAAAGCTCAGCTGGGACGAAGCGACGCTTCATTGCACGGCCCTGCCGTCTCTGGCGGCGTCGGCGGACCGGACGTCGGTGGACCGGTTTCTCCACCAGCTCTTCGCGGACGGCTATGCCGGTACTGAAATCCGTCTGATCGCGTCGACGGGCGTCAACATCAATGTCGAGATGGTGGCAGCCGGCATTCAGCAAGGCAGTGCGGACGAACCGCTCGCCTGTTGCTTCGCCCGGGACATCACCCGTCGCAAGCGCATGGCGGTGGAGCTGATTCAAGCCGAGCGGCTCGCCACCATCGGGAAAATGGCAGCCTCCGTTGCCCATGAAATCAACAATCCCGTCGGCATCGTTCTGGCCCACACCGAAGAACTCATGAGCGGTGGACTTTCGCCTGAAGAGATCCGGAACAGTCTCGACGTTATCCGGCGCAATGCCGTGCGTGCGGGGCGTATCACCGAGACGCTCCTGGCACAGGCCTCCCAGAGCCCCGAGGGGACCGGTTTCGCGGGTCGGATGGTCGTCGACCTTGCGGGGCTCATAGAAGAATGTATCCATTTCGTCAGGCCGCGGCTCAGGCGAATCCGCCTGCAGAAAGGATTGCCGACGGGTCTATTTCCCGTCCAGGGGGACGCCGGGAGCTTGCAGCAGGTCTTCATCAATCTGCTCCTGAATGCCGCCGAGAGTATTGACGGGGAGGGCGTGATCCGTGTCTGGCTGGTAAATGAGAGGACCGGCCTTGTACCAATGGTCTCGGCCGTGGTGGAAGACTCGGGAATTGGGGTCCCCGAAGCGGATCGTGAACGAATATTCGAGCCGTTTTTCACCCGGGGTAAACAGCGAGGGTTTGGACTGGGGTTGTTTGTCGCTCGGAACATTGTGGCGAGGCACGGGGGGGATATCCGCTGCGAGCCGGGGACTTCCGGCGGCACCCGGATGATCGTGAGGATCCCCCAACGGGAGCTGGAAGCGGATGGCGCAAAGGCATGCGACAATGGGTGA
- a CDS encoding sigma-54-dependent transcriptional regulator: MAQRHATMGDRILFVEDEPEMLQFLARYFSRRGYAVTAAASGEEAWRLLSQTTYDLVVCDQALDGISGLDLLRMIRETDRDLPFIMITGAGTIETAVEAIKIGAFHYVTKPFKPGELAILASRAVEFGKLHRKLSRIHADEDEADRSIVIGNNRRILEMMQTIEKISGSDAPVLIQGETGTGKSVFARRIHETSRRRGRPFVTIDCGALPENLIESELFGHVKGAFTGAVRPKRGLLEEADGGTIFLDEIGEMTAATQTKLLRALQDLVIKPVGGNQIVAIDVRYISATNKDLHQEVAAGRFREDLYYRLAVIPLYLPPLRERREDIIPFVRNFVRELNRRYGKRVSKVDPLVLQSFMEAPWKGNIRELKNVLERSVLLAEGAAITADCLSPSPAGRGVADRVPKHPVSLKTAVEAAERQTIRSALAAASGNRSKAAEILGIGRRTLYAKMAAYGIE; this comes from the coding sequence ATGGCGCAAAGGCATGCGACAATGGGTGACCGGATTCTTTTCGTAGAGGATGAGCCCGAGATGCTCCAATTCCTGGCGCGGTATTTTTCGCGCCGCGGGTACGCCGTTACGGCGGCAGCGTCGGGCGAGGAGGCCTGGCGCCTGCTTTCCCAGACCACTTACGACCTGGTGGTGTGCGATCAGGCCCTGGACGGGATTTCCGGGCTCGATCTTCTCCGGATGATCCGGGAGACGGATCGAGATCTCCCCTTTATCATGATAACCGGTGCCGGCACCATCGAAACGGCGGTGGAGGCCATCAAGATCGGGGCATTCCATTATGTAACCAAACCCTTCAAGCCTGGAGAACTGGCGATCCTTGCGAGCCGAGCCGTCGAGTTCGGCAAGCTGCACCGGAAGCTCAGCCGGATCCACGCCGATGAAGACGAGGCGGATCGGTCCATCGTCATCGGAAATAACCGACGGATTCTCGAGATGATGCAAACCATCGAAAAGATATCCGGCTCGGACGCACCGGTTCTCATCCAGGGAGAGACGGGCACGGGAAAGTCGGTTTTCGCACGGCGCATCCACGAGACGAGCCGACGGCGCGGACGACCTTTCGTGACCATCGACTGTGGCGCTCTTCCGGAAAACCTCATCGAGAGCGAACTCTTCGGCCACGTCAAGGGCGCTTTCACCGGTGCGGTTCGGCCAAAACGAGGGCTTCTGGAAGAGGCCGACGGCGGGACCATCTTCCTCGACGAGATCGGGGAGATGACGGCGGCCACCCAGACCAAGCTGCTGCGGGCGCTTCAGGATCTGGTGATTAAACCGGTGGGCGGCAACCAGATTGTTGCTATTGACGTCCGTTACATATCGGCCACGAACAAGGACCTTCATCAGGAGGTCGCCGCGGGACGCTTTCGGGAAGACCTTTATTATCGTCTGGCGGTGATCCCCCTCTATCTGCCGCCTCTCCGGGAGCGCCGCGAGGATATCATTCCATTCGTAAGGAACTTCGTTCGGGAGCTCAATCGCCGGTACGGCAAGCGTGTTTCCAAGGTCGATCCTCTCGTGCTCCAGAGCTTCATGGAAGCCCCCTGGAAGGGCAACATACGGGAGCTCAAGAATGTCCTTGAGCGCTCGGTTCTCCTTGCCGAAGGAGCGGCCATCACCGCCGACTGCCTATCCCCGTCCCCTGCCGGCAGAGGTGTTGCGGACAGGGTTCCAAAACACCCCGTCAGCCTCAAAACCGCTGTCGAGGCGGCCGAGCGGCAAACCATCCGAAGCGCCCTTGCCGCCGCCTCGGGGAACCGCTCAAAGGCCGCCGAAATTCTGGGCATTGGTCGGCGGACTCTTTACGCCAAGATGGCGGCTTACGGCATCGAATAG
- a CDS encoding aspartate kinase, translating to MKVIKVGGGCLHGKETIQQIVDLITERGKGQVFVVSALYGVTDLLIQGMGRALKNEEHIPGIMADIKSRHQLVARHVIGRPTELKTFNKEFGNSLRRLERFYYGLNFTGEITPRLTDAVTSFGERFSAQLLAAALRSRGVSATCRMPHQVGLITDGKYGDATANIPRTEQNFREHLVPLLARDVVLFFPGFFGVSDTGHITTFGRGGSDYAAAVAAAALNAEVLEIWKDTEGFMSADPRLVSEATLIPTLSYEEAAELAYFGAKILHPRTVEPVRKKRIRIAIKNTLNPDGPGSLITARSPRPASVIKSVAYDADIAVLKVYASGVGARRGILGEVATAVSAKGINIKSVVTSQTCISLLLSRKDVDAAREALMDIAPRPFRQIDRLDGVALIGIVGDGIQKRPGIAARCFTAVADCRVNVEMISFGPSRAALYFLVAEKDLESGVNAIHSSFFSSPRCGRLE from the coding sequence GTGAAAGTCATCAAGGTCGGGGGAGGATGCCTCCACGGCAAGGAGACGATTCAGCAAATCGTCGATCTGATAACGGAACGGGGCAAGGGGCAGGTCTTCGTGGTATCGGCGCTTTATGGCGTGACGGATCTGCTTATCCAGGGCATGGGCAGAGCGCTCAAAAATGAAGAGCATATTCCCGGCATCATGGCGGACATCAAATCCCGGCACCAGCTCGTGGCGCGGCACGTCATCGGGCGGCCGACGGAGCTCAAGACCTTCAACAAAGAGTTCGGCAACAGCCTGAGGCGGCTCGAGCGATTCTATTACGGTCTCAATTTCACCGGTGAAATCACCCCGCGCCTGACCGACGCCGTCACCAGCTTCGGCGAGCGCTTTTCGGCCCAACTCCTGGCTGCGGCCCTGCGGAGCCGGGGGGTTTCGGCCACCTGCCGAATGCCCCACCAGGTGGGTCTTATCACCGACGGAAAATACGGGGACGCCACGGCCAACATTCCCAGAACCGAACAGAACTTCAGGGAACATCTGGTTCCGCTGCTGGCTCGGGACGTCGTTCTCTTTTTCCCGGGCTTTTTCGGCGTGAGCGACACCGGCCACATCACGACCTTTGGCCGGGGCGGCAGTGATTATGCAGCGGCAGTGGCGGCCGCTGCCCTGAACGCGGAAGTCCTGGAAATATGGAAAGACACGGAGGGATTCATGAGCGCCGATCCCCGGCTGGTCAGCGAGGCGACCCTTATCCCGACCCTGTCCTACGAGGAGGCGGCGGAGCTGGCTTATTTCGGCGCCAAGATTCTCCACCCCCGCACCGTGGAACCGGTTCGAAAGAAGCGCATCCGCATCGCGATCAAGAACACCCTGAACCCCGACGGCCCGGGAAGCCTCATCACTGCACGGAGCCCGAGGCCGGCATCCGTCATCAAGAGCGTCGCCTATGACGCCGACATTGCCGTCCTCAAGGTCTACGCATCGGGCGTCGGCGCCCGCCGGGGTATTCTGGGAGAGGTGGCGACCGCGGTGTCGGCGAAGGGCATCAATATCAAGTCGGTGGTGACCTCCCAGACCTGCATCAGCCTCCTTCTCTCCCGGAAAGATGTTGATGCCGCCCGGGAAGCACTGATGGATATCGCCCCTCGCCCTTTTCGACAGATCGACCGGCTTGACGGCGTGGCTCTTATCGGGATTGTCGGCGACGGCATTCAGAAACGGCCGGGCATCGCCGCCCGATGCTTTACGGCCGTGGCCGACTGTCGGGTCAACGTTGAGATGATCTCCTTCGGCCCGTCTCGGGCCGCTCTCTATTTCCTCGTGGCGGAAAAGGATCTGGAGAGCGGCGTCAACGCCATCCACAGCAGCTTCTTCTCATCGCCCCGTTGCGGCAGACTCGAATGA